A genomic stretch from Campylobacter lari subsp. concheus includes:
- the secA gene encoding preprotein translocase subunit SecA: protein MFSSVFKAIFGTKNDREVKKYLKRVAQINALESKYQNLSDDELKQKFIDFKTQIQKEEKTLDQILNDVFAIVREVGKRTLNMRHFDVQLIGGMVLHEGKIAEMKTGEGKTLVATLPVVLNAMSGKGVHVVTVNDYLAKRDAEQMSAIYNFLGFSVGVILSEQNSDEAHKKAYECDITYGTNNEFGFDYLRDNMKFSKLEKVQREHNFVIVDEVDSILIDEARTPLIISGPTNRTLDGYIKANEVAKQMQKGQAAATPQELPSGDFVVDEKNRTIMITEAGISKAEKLFGVENLYSLDNAILAHQLDQALKAHNLFEKDVHYVLRDKEVIIVDEFTGRLSEGRRFSDGLHQALEAKEGVKIQEESQTLADITFQNYFRMYKKLAGMTGTAQTEATEFSQIYNLDVVSIPTNIQVARIDKDDLIYKTQEEKFKAVIEEIKKANAKGQPVLVGTASIERSEVFHNMLVKERIPHHVLNAKNHEQEALIIQDAGKKGAVTIATNMAGRGVDIKIDDEIRALGGLYIIGTERHESRRIDNQLRGRAGRQGDPGVSRFYLSLEDNLLRIFGGDRIKNIMERLGIEEGEHIESRIVTRAVENAQKKVESLHFESRKHLLEYDDVANEQRKTIYNYRNELLDEEFDLQDKILKNIAEYSNHLVSQIYLNAELEDDVKHFESLKQKVSYECNLELNEVDFKDLGVIEIENKLSEILEKAYKDKMSIIEDKEARRIERILYLQILDNLWREHLYQMDILKTGIGLRSYNQKDPLVEYKKESYNLFMELVERIKFDSLKLLFNVVFTQKEAQNFEEKSHEQNEQFLSNTTESGVNENGEAQITKVPRNSLCPCGSGKKYKECHGKSGPKKGILA, encoded by the coding sequence ATGTTTTCTAGTGTATTTAAAGCAATATTTGGCACAAAAAACGATCGAGAAGTAAAAAAATATTTAAAGAGAGTTGCACAAATTAATGCTTTAGAGTCAAAATACCAAAATTTAAGTGATGATGAATTAAAACAAAAATTTATAGATTTTAAAACACAAATTCAAAAAGAAGAAAAAACTTTAGATCAAATATTAAATGATGTTTTTGCAATAGTTAGAGAAGTAGGAAAAAGAACGCTTAATATGCGCCATTTTGATGTGCAATTAATCGGTGGTATGGTTTTACATGAGGGAAAAATCGCTGAAATGAAAACCGGGGAAGGTAAAACCTTGGTTGCAACTTTACCTGTTGTATTAAATGCTATGAGCGGTAAGGGTGTGCATGTAGTTACTGTAAATGATTATTTAGCCAAAAGAGATGCAGAGCAAATGAGTGCTATTTATAATTTTTTAGGTTTTAGTGTCGGAGTAATACTTTCAGAGCAAAATAGCGATGAGGCACATAAAAAAGCTTATGAGTGTGATATAACTTATGGTACAAATAATGAATTTGGCTTTGATTATTTGCGTGATAATATGAAATTTTCAAAGCTTGAAAAAGTACAAAGAGAGCATAATTTTGTTATAGTTGATGAAGTAGATAGTATTTTAATAGATGAAGCAAGAACTCCACTTATAATAAGCGGGCCTACAAATAGGACTTTAGATGGTTATATTAAAGCAAATGAAGTAGCAAAACAAATGCAAAAAGGTCAAGCAGCGGCCACTCCTCAAGAATTACCAAGTGGAGATTTTGTTGTTGATGAGAAAAATAGAACTATTATGATTACAGAGGCTGGAATTTCTAAAGCAGAAAAATTATTTGGAGTGGAAAATTTATATAGCTTAGATAATGCAATATTAGCCCATCAGCTTGATCAGGCCTTAAAAGCACATAATTTATTTGAAAAAGATGTGCATTATGTATTAAGAGATAAAGAAGTTATAATTGTTGATGAATTTACGGGAAGGTTAAGTGAAGGAAGACGCTTTAGTGATGGTTTGCATCAAGCATTAGAGGCTAAAGAAGGGGTTAAAATTCAAGAAGAGAGCCAAACTTTAGCAGATATTACTTTCCAAAATTATTTTAGAATGTATAAAAAATTAGCAGGTATGACAGGTACTGCACAAACTGAGGCAACAGAATTTTCTCAAATATATAATTTAGATGTGGTTTCCATACCTACAAATATACAGGTTGCAAGAATAGATAAAGATGATTTGATTTATAAAACACAGGAAGAAAAATTTAAAGCAGTTATTGAAGAAATAAAAAAAGCAAACGCAAAAGGTCAACCGGTTTTAGTAGGGACTGCAAGTATTGAAAGAAGTGAAGTATTTCATAACATGCTTGTAAAAGAACGCATTCCTCATCATGTGCTTAATGCTAAAAATCACGAGCAAGAAGCTTTGATTATTCAAGATGCGGGTAAAAAAGGTGCAGTAACTATAGCTACTAATATGGCAGGTCGTGGCGTTGATATAAAAATAGATGATGAAATAAGAGCTTTAGGAGGGCTTTATATCATAGGAACTGAACGCCATGAAAGCAGAAGAATAGATAATCAACTTCGTGGTCGTGCAGGGCGTCAAGGCGATCCTGGTGTAAGTAGGTTTTATTTAAGTTTAGAGGATAATCTTTTGAGAATTTTTGGTGGCGATCGCATTAAAAATATCATGGAAAGATTAGGTATAGAAGAGGGTGAACATATAGAAAGTCGCATTGTTACAAGAGCTGTAGAAAATGCTCAAAAAAAAGTTGAAAGTTTACATTTTGAAAGTAGAAAACATTTGCTTGAATATGATGATGTGGCTAATGAACAAAGAAAGACCATCTATAATTATAGAAATGAATTACTAGATGAAGAATTTGATTTGCAAGATAAAATTTTAAAAAATATTGCTGAATATAGCAATCATTTAGTAAGTCAAATTTATCTAAATGCGGAGCTTGAGGATGATGTTAAACATTTTGAAAGCTTAAAGCAAAAAGTAAGTTATGAGTGTAACCTTGAACTAAACGAAGTTGATTTTAAAGATTTGGGTGTAATTGAAATAGAAAATAAATTAAGTGAAATTTTAGAAAAAGCTTATAAAGATAAAATGAGTATTATTGAAGATAAGGAAGCTAGAAGAATTGAAAGAATTTTATATCTTCAAATTTTAGATAATCTATGGAGAGAGCATTTATACCAAATGGATATTTTAAAAACTGGTATAGGTTTAAGAAGTTATAATCAAAAAGATCCTTTAGTGGAATATAAAAAAGAAAGTTATAATCTTTTCATGGAACTTGTTGAGCGTATTAAATTTGACAGTTTAAAATTGTTATTTAATGTAGTTTTTACTCAAAAAGAAGCACAAAATTTTGAAGAAAAAAGCCATGAGCAAAATGAGCAGTTTTTATCAAATACTACAGAAAGTGGTGTTAATGAAAACGGTGAAGCACAAATTACTAAAGTACCTAGAAATTCACTTTGTCCTTGTGGTAGTGGAAAAAAATATAAAGAATGTCATGGTAAAAGTGGTCCTAAAAAAGGTATTTTAGCTTAA
- a CDS encoding flagellar basal body-associated FliL family protein: MRWVVILFFSFCSIYANSLSIEDFRTDLYSKAGNNTLKKIEMTLDFEGENLEQKKIIDALNTIVSSYFYEDLFTEVGKNNFKETLLKFSNKKYKTQIKNIYILKINSVAQFDIEELKRFVKDLEKKEEDLKETAKQEEIQNIIQVAKTSDQNNTQPKDINATQTNSIKDSNISFNQDVNTSKEAMDMILKTMENAQMQMLAPSKEQDLFKEIPF; encoded by the coding sequence ATGAGATGGGTAGTAATTTTATTTTTTTCTTTTTGTAGTATTTATGCTAATTCTTTAAGTATAGAAGATTTTAGAACGGATTTGTATTCAAAAGCCGGAAATAATACTTTAAAAAAGATTGAAATGACTTTAGATTTTGAGGGAGAAAATTTAGAACAAAAGAAAATTATAGATGCATTAAATACTATTGTATCTAGTTATTTTTATGAAGATTTGTTCACAGAGGTGGGTAAAAACAACTTCAAAGAAACTTTGCTTAAATTTAGCAATAAAAAATACAAAACTCAAATAAAAAACATTTATATTTTAAAAATTAACTCAGTGGCTCAATTTGATATAGAAGAACTGAAGCGTTTTGTAAAAGATTTAGAAAAAAAAGAAGAAGATTTAAAAGAAACTGCTAAGCAAGAAGAAATTCAAAATATTATTCAAGTTGCTAAAACTTCAGATCAAAATAATACCCAGCCAAAAGACATAAATGCTACTCAAACAAACAGTATTAAAGATAGTAATATAAGTTTTAATCAAGATGTTAATACAAGCAAAGAAGCTATGGATATGATTTTAAAAACTATGGAAAACGCTCAAATGCAAATGTTGGCACCAAGCAAAGAACAAGATTTGTTTAAAGAGATACCATTTTGA
- the lolA gene encoding LolA-like outer membrane lipoprotein chaperone, protein MKYFIFLMIFTCNIFAFDINFKNFSSDFEQKVQSNNSSLNYKGNFIITQNKAFWNYTKPNKKQIYINNKEVVIIEPELEQAIYTQLQNLPNLQVIFKNAKLISHENYEAKYENIIYNIKLENGSLNSISYKDELGNLVSIYFYNQKFDQNINDNIFIPKIPSHFDIIH, encoded by the coding sequence ATGAAATATTTTATATTTTTAATGATATTTACTTGTAATATTTTTGCTTTCGATATAAATTTTAAAAATTTCAGCAGTGATTTTGAACAAAAAGTGCAAAGTAATAATTCTTCGCTAAATTATAAAGGAAATTTTATCATTACTCAAAATAAAGCCTTTTGGAATTATACTAAACCAAATAAAAAGCAAATTTATATCAACAACAAAGAAGTTGTTATCATAGAACCTGAATTAGAACAAGCCATTTACACTCAATTGCAAAATTTACCAAATCTTCAAGTAATTTTTAAAAATGCAAAATTAATATCTCACGAAAACTATGAAGCAAAATACGAAAATATCATATATAATATCAAACTAGAAAACGGTAGCCTTAACAGTATTTCTTATAAAGATGAATTAGGAAATTTAGTTAGTATTTATTTTTACAACCAAAAATTTGATCAAAATATCAACGATAATATTTTTATACCAAAAATCCCAAGCCATTTTGATATAATCCATTAA